In Panacibacter ginsenosidivorans, the following proteins share a genomic window:
- a CDS encoding sensor histidine kinase: MIRRLRKQRLAFITLVYWFLLIYIIAALVWWFISLEQQNDLMYSYRLSELNKDDPSYTQKITQLQEERERKTAQYIGEGSTFLLLILLGAVFVYRATRKQIRLSQQQQNFMMAVTHELKTPIAVTRLNLETLQKRKLDEQQQEKLISLALDETNRLNLLTNNILVASQLESGNYIVNKQRVDFSAITREAIADFTKRFRTRTIQAEVTNNIFIEGELMLLQMLINNLVENALKYSSKDKPVWVKLYSDGNAVLKVIDEGAGIQSSEKKKIFDKFYRSGDESVRTTKGTGLGLYLCKRIVKDHKGTISVEDNKPVGSVFTVTIPVI, translated from the coding sequence ATGATAAGAAGATTACGAAAACAAAGACTTGCTTTCATTACCCTTGTTTACTGGTTTCTGCTCATCTATATTATTGCTGCGTTGGTGTGGTGGTTTATTTCGCTTGAGCAACAGAACGACCTGATGTATTCTTATCGTTTGAGCGAATTAAATAAGGACGACCCTTCGTACACACAAAAAATAACTCAGCTACAGGAGGAAAGAGAAAGAAAGACTGCACAATATATTGGAGAAGGCAGCACATTTTTATTGTTGATTTTGTTGGGTGCTGTTTTTGTCTATCGTGCTACGCGTAAACAAATAAGATTGTCTCAACAGCAACAGAATTTTATGATGGCAGTTACGCACGAATTGAAAACACCGATTGCTGTAACGAGACTTAATCTTGAAACACTTCAAAAGCGAAAACTGGATGAACAACAGCAGGAAAAACTCATCTCTCTTGCGCTGGATGAAACAAACAGGCTTAACCTGTTAACGAATAATATACTTGTTGCTTCGCAACTTGAATCGGGAAATTATATTGTAAACAAACAGCGTGTTGATTTTAGTGCAATAACCAGAGAGGCGATAGCCGATTTTACAAAACGATTTCGCACCCGGACTATTCAAGCGGAAGTGACAAATAATATTTTTATTGAAGGAGAACTAATGTTGCTTCAAATGCTCATCAATAATCTTGTTGAAAATGCGTTGAAGTATTCGTCAAAAGATAAGCCTGTTTGGGTAAAGCTGTATAGTGATGGTAATGCGGTACTAAAGGTTATTGATGAAGGTGCAGGGATCCAATCCTCAGAAAAGAAAAAAATATTTGATAAATTTTACCGGTCCGGCGATGAATCGGTAAGAACAACAAAAGGCACGGGTCTTGGCTTGTATCTTTGCAAACGGATCGTGAAAGATCATAAAGGAACAATAAGTGTAGAAGATAACAAACCCGTTGGATCTGTATTTACCGTAACTATACCTGTAATATGA
- a CDS encoding BatD family protein, with amino-acid sequence MWAQQPPAQLPSLLDDGYQSPVLKTGESPETVMRKSIYVKAFASSKSVYTGEPVMVTYKLYASIFCRSRVNKQPSFNGCSVMELSYSGDPDIEIIDGKTFHVFTVRKLQVIPLEDGPLHLGEVEIENIVPFITADKQQDNFSMTSRNEPLIIDVKPLPLTDKPKDFSGVVGSFTMQANVDSNSVPVGDNATLNITIKGSGNFTGIHVPAIQWPHGTEHFEVSDTQHVDQDNYPVEGDKTFSIPFIGAKEGKAAIGPISFNFYDPSTSSYKILTTEVPLTFTKTVSRDEQMQDVVQEDVGNSKYLWIVAGIAAVVIVTLMVSMQLKSRKQSLQIKESVIVPKLEAVVAEQKDYGIEILSALNRLGTVEEDKKFLAAAGYLLIASLQIKLGAPENATADELTELLKKHDNTDLSRTCSKIFADCNRNLYSPDAEEGIKEKIYFELSAVIKKLFPIT; translated from the coding sequence TTGTGGGCACAACAGCCGCCTGCGCAATTGCCTTCCCTGCTTGACGATGGCTACCAGTCGCCAGTATTGAAAACCGGTGAAAGCCCTGAAACTGTTATGCGCAAAAGCATTTATGTAAAAGCATTTGCAAGCAGCAAAAGCGTGTATACCGGCGAGCCTGTAATGGTTACCTATAAATTGTATGCGTCTATTTTTTGCAGGTCGCGTGTAAATAAACAACCATCATTTAATGGGTGCAGTGTGATGGAGCTTTCTTACTCAGGCGATCCTGATATTGAAATAATCGACGGCAAAACCTTTCATGTTTTCACGGTAAGAAAGCTGCAGGTAATACCATTAGAGGATGGCCCGCTGCATTTGGGAGAAGTGGAGATAGAGAACATTGTTCCGTTTATAACTGCGGATAAGCAACAGGATAATTTTTCTATGACCAGCCGTAATGAACCATTGATCATAGATGTAAAACCATTGCCGCTAACAGATAAACCAAAAGATTTTTCGGGCGTTGTTGGAAGCTTTACCATGCAGGCAAACGTTGACAGCAATAGTGTACCTGTTGGTGATAATGCAACACTGAACATTACGATAAAGGGTAGTGGTAATTTTACAGGTATTCATGTTCCTGCTATACAATGGCCACATGGCACAGAGCATTTTGAAGTTTCAGATACGCAACATGTTGACCAAGATAATTATCCAGTTGAAGGGGATAAAACTTTTTCTATTCCTTTCATTGGGGCTAAAGAAGGAAAGGCCGCAATCGGACCAATAAGTTTTAATTTTTATGACCCTTCCACAAGCAGCTACAAAATATTAACTACGGAAGTTCCGCTAACGTTTACAAAAACAGTAAGCAGGGATGAGCAGATGCAGGATGTTGTGCAGGAAGATGTGGGTAACAGTAAATATTTATGGATCGTTGCCGGCATAGCCGCAGTAGTTATTGTTACACTAATGGTTAGCATGCAATTGAAAAGCAGGAAACAATCTTTGCAGATAAAAGAAAGCGTCATTGTCCCAAAACTGGAAGCCGTTGTTGCTGAACAAAAAGATTATGGTATAGAAATATTGTCTGCTTTAAACAGGTTAGGCACTGTAGAAGAGGATAAAAAGTTTTTGGCTGCTGCCGGATATTTACTTATTGCAAGTTTGCAAATAAAACTTGGGGCGCCTGAAAATGCCACAGCAGATGAACTAACTGAACTACTGAAAAAGCATGATAACACAGATCTTTCAAGAACCTGTAGTAAGATCTTTGCAGACTGCAATCGCAATCTTTATTCCCCCGATGCAGAAGAAGGCATCAAAGAAAAAATTTATTTTGAGTTAAGCGCGGTTATAAAAAAACTCTTTCCAATAACATAA
- a CDS encoding DEAD/DEAH box helicase, which produces MALPHLVKYIYNNGTDEVIRRGKKIHATGSVELIEHDDLLSSVTFRVKDDAYSTYYKVYINKFKDAKTLSIRCGCPYNLGEICRHEAAALFQMQEMLDKNLFGEKEPEYNQRHTVVKMKQLELKLIRLLTAPESYTEAEDYLRSNKANITEAANERVVADLEFFGSEYKVVIQKNEERNFDTSCTCHADSSHPLCTHKTIVLLQLLNAFGPNYFDTIRNLDKEKNKLLALYGYSMDDDIKGKFEFTYKEGKPFLRVLDTSIKRVVLPAQPLRPRPVVEETITAVAEEEESINKSKLRLGVVFSYNAHQYPYIQIDAIQGETDEEGISFAGKVERLDLTKFINTDILEENDKTLVQQLRKLLPGEVSRYLNRNSPFSGIWENIIQQHDDELPEETRHLIAEYLQPKYKKIFSDLAESNFVFFLPPRKSFQTANLEKGKCSGTFLSPEFSVKLVNDAYEVSCMVKLPEGPYSVASNELSSSFVYKFHDNLYMWQKQEDAVLVEKFLPSGKLVITKEDWNKQLVEFLLPLSKEYNVQFTNVQREEIRDEKPEVKILLRERGDYLLFQPVFNYRGYDVKPADKEKIILPLVDKLLVIHRNTIAESEFIDKIENLHSSFIRPEEGNTLALRGTDVLKNNWFFLFSDAVKEMNIPVYGYEALKNFRFNTARPSTKIYISSNTDWFDAKIDIHFGEQKVTVADVKKALANKQQYVQLEDGTLGILPEEWIRKYSLLFRVGEGKVGNMKLSKYHFSIIEELYNERDEEELFVKLEEKYDKLRYNHSIEAIEPPAHLKPVLRPYQSSGFQWLNYLSEVHWGGILADDMGLGKTIQALSFLHHLRQKNGKLKALVVCPTTLMYNWENEIKKFTPNLTYYIHHGGARTHDTLLDPTIDVIITTYGTLRSDIRQFVDVPLDYVILDESQAIKNPSSKVAKAATLLNAKNKLCLSGTPLQNNTFDIYAQMNFLNPGMLGSMEFFKHEFSVPIDKFGEKEQKEHLRKLLYPFILRRTKEQVAKDLPEKTEMILFCEMGKEQRDIYDAYRNDYRDKILGVVEEQGVQKSQLTILQGLMKLRQICDSPAIMKDEEKFPNVSVKLEEIGREITENISDHKALVFSQFLGMLALIKEKLNELGVAYEYFDGSTSAPERQRAIDRFQNDPECRVFLISLKAGGVGLNLTAADYVYIVDPWWNPAVEQQAIDRTHRIGQTKNIFAYRMICKDTVEDKILSLQEKKRLLAADLITDDTGFVKSLTREDIEYLFS; this is translated from the coding sequence ATGGCTCTACCGCATTTAGTTAAGTACATATACAATAACGGCACAGATGAAGTTATACGCCGTGGAAAGAAAATACACGCAACAGGCAGCGTAGAACTGATTGAGCACGATGACCTTTTAAGTTCTGTAACCTTTCGTGTAAAAGATGATGCCTACTCTACTTATTATAAAGTTTATATTAATAAGTTCAAGGATGCAAAGACATTGTCTATACGTTGCGGCTGCCCCTATAACTTAGGTGAAATATGCCGGCATGAAGCTGCTGCTTTGTTTCAAATGCAGGAGATGCTTGACAAAAATTTATTCGGCGAAAAAGAACCAGAATATAATCAGCGTCATACCGTAGTAAAAATGAAGCAGCTTGAGCTGAAACTCATCAGGCTGCTTACTGCTCCTGAATCTTATACAGAAGCCGAAGATTATTTGCGCAGCAATAAAGCAAATATTACCGAAGCCGCAAACGAACGTGTGGTTGCAGACCTTGAATTTTTTGGCAGTGAGTATAAAGTTGTGATTCAAAAAAATGAGGAAAGGAATTTTGATACCAGTTGCACCTGTCATGCAGATTCATCTCATCCGCTTTGTACACACAAGACGATCGTGTTACTGCAATTACTAAATGCATTCGGTCCCAATTATTTTGATACCATTCGTAATCTTGATAAAGAAAAAAATAAACTGCTTGCCTTATATGGTTACTCAATGGATGATGACATAAAAGGTAAATTTGAATTTACTTATAAAGAAGGTAAACCTTTTTTGCGTGTACTGGACACTTCTATAAAAAGAGTTGTGTTACCCGCTCAACCATTAAGGCCAAGACCAGTTGTTGAAGAAACGATAACCGCAGTTGCAGAAGAAGAAGAAAGCATAAACAAATCCAAACTAAGGCTGGGTGTGGTTTTCAGCTACAATGCGCACCAGTATCCTTATATACAAATTGATGCGATACAAGGTGAGACCGATGAAGAAGGAATTTCTTTTGCTGGCAAGGTAGAGAGGCTTGATCTTACAAAATTCATCAATACTGATATTTTAGAAGAGAATGATAAGACGTTAGTACAGCAATTGCGTAAACTACTTCCCGGTGAAGTAAGCCGCTATCTGAACCGCAATTCACCATTCAGTGGAATATGGGAAAATATTATTCAGCAGCATGATGATGAATTGCCTGAAGAAACAAGACATTTAATTGCAGAATACCTGCAACCGAAATACAAAAAAATATTTAGCGATCTTGCAGAAAGCAATTTTGTTTTCTTTTTGCCACCACGCAAAAGTTTTCAAACTGCTAATCTCGAAAAAGGAAAATGTTCCGGTACTTTTTTATCGCCGGAGTTTTCTGTTAAGTTGGTAAATGATGCATATGAAGTAAGCTGCATGGTTAAATTACCGGAAGGGCCTTACTCTGTTGCCAGCAATGAATTGTCTTCTTCTTTTGTTTATAAGTTTCATGACAACCTGTATATGTGGCAAAAGCAGGAAGACGCGGTATTGGTAGAAAAATTTTTACCATCAGGTAAGCTCGTTATTACAAAAGAAGACTGGAACAAACAGCTTGTTGAATTCCTGTTACCCCTTTCAAAAGAATACAATGTACAATTCACCAATGTACAACGCGAAGAAATAAGAGACGAAAAACCTGAAGTAAAAATATTGTTGAGAGAACGTGGTGATTATTTGTTGTTTCAACCTGTATTTAATTATCGCGGCTACGATGTAAAACCAGCCGATAAAGAAAAAATTATTCTTCCGCTGGTTGACAAGTTGCTGGTGATCCACCGCAATACTATCGCAGAATCTGAATTCATAGATAAGATTGAAAATCTTCATTCTTCTTTTATACGCCCCGAAGAAGGAAATACGCTTGCCTTAAGGGGTACCGATGTTTTAAAAAATAACTGGTTCTTTCTTTTTTCTGATGCTGTAAAAGAAATGAACATACCGGTATACGGTTATGAAGCATTAAAGAATTTTCGCTTCAATACAGCAAGGCCATCTACTAAAATTTACATCAGCAGCAACACTGACTGGTTCGATGCAAAAATTGATATTCATTTTGGCGAACAGAAAGTAACGGTTGCAGATGTAAAGAAAGCGCTTGCCAATAAACAACAATACGTGCAATTGGAAGATGGCACATTGGGTATTTTGCCTGAAGAATGGATACGCAAATATTCATTGTTGTTCCGCGTGGGAGAAGGCAAGGTAGGCAACATGAAGCTGAGTAAATATCACTTCAGCATCATTGAAGAATTATACAATGAACGTGATGAAGAAGAGTTGTTTGTAAAGCTGGAAGAGAAATATGACAAGCTTCGTTACAATCATTCTATTGAAGCGATAGAGCCTCCTGCACATTTAAAACCTGTATTACGCCCTTACCAGTCTTCTGGTTTTCAGTGGCTTAATTATTTAAGCGAAGTGCATTGGGGTGGCATTCTTGCGGATGATATGGGTTTGGGTAAAACCATACAGGCATTATCTTTCCTGCATCACCTGAGGCAAAAGAATGGAAAACTGAAAGCATTAGTTGTTTGTCCAACTACATTGATGTATAACTGGGAGAATGAAATAAAAAAATTTACCCCCAATCTTACTTATTATATACATCATGGCGGTGCAAGAACACATGACACATTACTTGATCCTACAATTGATGTTATCATTACCACTTATGGCACATTGCGTAGCGACATCAGGCAGTTTGTTGATGTGCCGCTTGATTATGTAATACTTGATGAAAGCCAGGCCATCAAAAATCCGTCAAGCAAAGTTGCAAAAGCAGCAACCTTATTAAATGCAAAAAACAAATTGTGTTTAAGTGGTACGCCACTACAGAATAATACATTCGATATTTATGCGCAGATGAATTTTCTTAACCCGGGCATGCTGGGCAGTATGGAATTTTTCAAGCATGAATTCTCTGTGCCGATTGATAAGTTTGGAGAGAAAGAACAGAAAGAACATCTGCGCAAACTCTTGTATCCATTCATTTTGCGCAGAACAAAAGAGCAGGTAGCAAAAGATCTTCCTGAAAAAACTGAAATGATACTCTTCTGCGAAATGGGTAAAGAGCAACGTGATATTTATGATGCATACCGAAATGATTATCGTGATAAGATCCTTGGTGTGGTGGAAGAACAGGGAGTACAAAAATCTCAGCTTACTATTTTGCAGGGCTTAATGAAGTTGCGGCAGATTTGTGATAGCCCTGCTATCATGAAAGATGAAGAAAAATTTCCGAATGTTTCTGTAAAGCTGGAAGAAATAGGCAGAGAGATCACAGAAAATATCAGCGATCACAAAGCACTGGTATTCTCTCAATTCCTTGGCATGCTGGCGCTCATCAAAGAAAAGCTCAATGAACTTGGGGTGGCTTATGAATATTTTGATGGCAGCACCTCAGCACCGGAAAGGCAACGTGCCATTGACCGCTTTCAAAACGATCCTGAATGCCGCGTGTTCCTGATCTCATTAAAAGCCGGCGGCGTGGGTTTGAATTTAACTGCAGCTGATTATGTGTACATCGTTGATCCATGGTGGAACCCTGCCGTAGAGCAACAGGCTATTGATCGTACACATCGCATTGGGCAAACGAAAAATATTTTTGCATACCGCATGATCTGCAAAGACACAGTTGAAGACAAGATACTTTCGCTGCAGGAAAAGAAACGTTTACTAGCAGCAGATCTTATTACAGATGATACGGGATTTGTAAAGAGCCTTACAAGAGAAGACATCGAATACCTATTCAGTTAA
- a CDS encoding response regulator transcription factor, whose product MSSENKLSILLVEDEENLHEALKLNLEIEGYEVTSSFDGNEALKAVQNEYFDLIIMDIMLPGIDGISITENIRLQQNDVPILILSAKNTGADRVLGLKKGADDYLTKPFNLEELLLRVEKLIDKNKKIQVKETIGDDYAFSGNKINFKAQIATTWNDTKIELSKKEIMLLKLLIENKNQVVTRERILQMVWGYNVYPTTRTIDNFILSFRKYFEPDSRNPKHFHSVRGMGYKFTE is encoded by the coding sequence ATGAGCAGTGAAAATAAGTTGAGTATTTTATTGGTAGAAGATGAAGAGAATCTTCATGAAGCGTTGAAGCTGAATCTTGAAATTGAAGGCTATGAAGTGACTTCTTCTTTCGATGGGAATGAAGCATTGAAAGCTGTGCAAAATGAATACTTCGATCTCATAATTATGGATATTATGCTCCCGGGTATAGACGGCATCAGCATTACAGAGAATATAAGGCTCCAGCAAAATGATGTGCCTATCCTAATATTAAGCGCAAAGAATACCGGGGCAGACAGAGTGTTGGGATTAAAGAAAGGCGCTGATGATTATCTTACTAAACCTTTTAATCTTGAAGAATTATTATTGCGTGTAGAAAAACTCATCGACAAGAATAAAAAGATACAGGTAAAAGAAACGATTGGCGATGATTATGCATTCAGCGGTAATAAAATAAACTTCAAAGCGCAGATTGCAACAACATGGAATGATACAAAAATTGAACTTAGTAAAAAGGAGATCATGTTGCTGAAACTGCTTATCGAAAACAAGAACCAGGTTGTAACCCGTGAAAGGATATTGCAAATGGTTTGGGGCTATAACGTATATCCTACCACAAGAACCATCGATAATTTTATTCTAAGCTTCAGAAAATATTTTGAACCTGACAGCCGCAATCCAAAACATTTCCATTCAGTAAGAGGCATGGGGTATAAGTTTACGGAGTAA
- a CDS encoding APC family permease, whose amino-acid sequence MSSTQSLNRTIGFSTAMSVVISGVIGSGIFMRPAEMAGLLGSPLLVLGTWVIAGVFSVFSIMVLAEIGAMMPATGGQYVFMEKMYGDFWAYLYGWANFAVINTASGAGITFICAQYAQYFFKLPRFSTEVEQSVVLHVPLIGDILPLEDFGVKMLTLLLVSIFSFIAYRSTKLGGRVQVFFTIAKVLAIILLVGGLFFSGKGDASNFITSAPSIEPTGFVLLLALVAACNGALQAYDGAYQIVYMAGEVKNPGKTLPRSLILGLFICMIIYMLITAAMMYILPVQDMAVSKLVASDAAKVAFGTIGGGIIALLICLSVLGATNSTILSAPRLTFAMSNHRNFFLWAGKIHPKFQTPGKAIMLHLVWMIFMVISGSFNILADMYIFIVWVFNIMLMYGLFILRKKMPGAERPYKVWGYPWMPILVILFNAFYLIVMLYNDISNYINGKTHIMNSVFGLVLTATGIPLYWYFKKKYKTKEAV is encoded by the coding sequence ATGAGTTCAACACAATCCCTCAACCGTACCATTGGATTTTCTACAGCAATGTCCGTTGTTATTAGTGGCGTAATTGGCTCGGGTATTTTTATGCGTCCGGCTGAAATGGCCGGCCTGCTTGGTTCTCCCTTACTAGTGCTTGGCACATGGGTTATCGCCGGAGTTTTTTCCGTCTTTAGTATCATGGTGCTTGCAGAGATCGGTGCAATGATGCCTGCAACAGGTGGTCAGTATGTGTTTATGGAAAAAATGTATGGCGACTTCTGGGCATACCTGTATGGCTGGGCAAATTTTGCTGTTATCAATACCGCATCCGGTGCCGGTATTACTTTTATTTGTGCGCAGTATGCACAGTATTTTTTTAAACTGCCCCGCTTTTCAACAGAAGTTGAGCAATCAGTTGTATTGCATGTTCCACTGATCGGAGATATATTACCGCTTGAAGATTTTGGTGTAAAAATGCTTACACTTTTACTTGTGAGCATATTTTCTTTTATTGCTTACAGAAGTACTAAACTTGGTGGCAGGGTGCAGGTATTTTTTACAATTGCAAAAGTGCTTGCCATTATTTTGCTGGTAGGTGGGCTGTTTTTTTCCGGCAAAGGAGATGCCTCAAATTTTATTACCAGTGCACCTTCCATTGAACCAACAGGGTTTGTACTACTACTGGCTTTGGTGGCGGCGTGTAATGGTGCATTGCAGGCATATGATGGCGCTTACCAGATCGTATATATGGCCGGCGAAGTAAAGAATCCCGGCAAAACTTTACCACGCAGTTTAATACTCGGGCTTTTTATCTGCATGATCATTTATATGCTGATCACTGCAGCAATGATGTACATATTGCCTGTGCAGGATATGGCTGTATCGAAGCTTGTAGCATCAGATGCAGCGAAAGTTGCATTTGGTACAATTGGCGGTGGTATTATAGCCTTGCTTATTTGTTTATCCGTTCTCGGCGCAACAAATTCAACAATACTGAGCGCTCCACGCCTCACTTTTGCCATGTCAAATCACAGGAATTTTTTTTTATGGGCAGGTAAGATCCATCCTAAATTTCAAACACCCGGCAAAGCCATTATGTTGCATTTGGTGTGGATGATATTTATGGTCATCAGTGGTTCCTTCAACATACTTGCAGACATGTATATTTTTATCGTTTGGGTTTTTAATATTATGCTCATGTATGGCCTGTTTATTCTCCGCAAAAAAATGCCTGGTGCAGAACGGCCTTATAAAGTGTGGGGTTACCCCTGGATGCCAATACTTGTAATACTCTTCAACGCTTTTTATTTGATCGTAATGCTATACAACGATATCAGTAATTATATCAACGGCAAAACGCATATCATGAATTCGGTATTTGGTCTTGTACTTACCGCTACAGGAATTCCGTTGTACTGGTATTTTAAAAAGAAATACAAAACCAAAGAAGCCGTGTAA
- a CDS encoding alpha/beta fold hydrolase — protein MRNKNLLAVIILLLATLSARAQSPFDTTIYGRNKEAGKYIRIRGFNMYYETYGKGEPLLIIHGNGGSINNFFYQIPYFEKYYKVILADSRSQGKSIDDGDSLSYEMMTDDLNALLDSLHLDSCYVIGWSDGGINGLLLAIRHPDKVKKLAVTGANLTPDTTAVDPWVYNWARQMNDSASKMKQTPEVKHQLKLLHLLSFEPHISLAQLATIKCPSLIIGGDHDVLLPKHTMLIADNIPQSYLWILPNSGHSTPIFYKDQFNETVHNFFVQPYRKIEQFGRFN, from the coding sequence ATGAGAAATAAAAATTTGCTTGCAGTAATTATTTTGTTGCTTGCTACTTTATCTGCCAGAGCTCAATCACCTTTTGATACTACTATCTATGGACGAAACAAAGAGGCAGGTAAATACATACGAATACGTGGATTTAATATGTATTATGAAACCTATGGCAAAGGAGAACCTTTACTTATCATTCACGGTAATGGCGGCTCTATCAATAATTTTTTTTATCAGATTCCCTATTTTGAAAAATATTATAAAGTAATTCTTGCAGATAGCCGCTCACAAGGCAAGTCAATTGATGACGGCGATTCATTGAGTTATGAAATGATGACGGATGATCTTAATGCATTGCTTGATTCTTTGCATCTCGATTCCTGTTATGTCATCGGCTGGAGCGATGGGGGCATCAATGGTTTGTTGCTTGCCATCCGTCATCCCGATAAAGTAAAAAAGCTTGCTGTTACCGGCGCCAATCTTACACCAGATACCACAGCAGTTGATCCCTGGGTATATAACTGGGCGCGGCAAATGAATGATTCTGCCTCCAAAATGAAACAAACACCGGAAGTAAAACATCAATTAAAGTTGCTTCATCTTTTATCGTTTGAGCCACACATTTCACTGGCGCAACTCGCAACCATAAAATGTCCGTCATTGATAATTGGCGGCGATCATGACGTTTTGCTTCCAAAGCATACTATGCTTATAGCAGATAATATTCCGCAATCTTATTTGTGGATCTTGCCAAACTCAGGGCACTCCACACCTATTTTTTACAAAGACCAGTTTAATGAAACGGTGCATAATTTTTTTGTACAACCGTACAGAAAGATCGAGCAATTCGGAAGGTTTAATTAG
- a CDS encoding GNAT family N-acetyltransferase, with protein sequence MFTLLRTDSVNTDFITLVKELDTYLAIIDGEEHAFYNQFNKITSLKHAIVAYENGVPVGCGAIKEFAPDTVEVKRMYVLPEQRGKGIASKVLAELERWAKELNYSKCVLETGKKQPEAISLYNKSGYVNIPNYGQYLNVENSICFEKKL encoded by the coding sequence ATGTTCACTTTACTCCGCACAGATTCAGTAAATACAGACTTTATAACACTTGTAAAAGAACTTGATACGTACCTTGCAATCATTGATGGCGAGGAACATGCTTTTTATAATCAGTTCAATAAGATAACCAGCCTAAAACATGCAATTGTTGCTTATGAAAATGGAGTACCCGTTGGCTGTGGCGCTATAAAAGAATTTGCGCCGGATACAGTGGAAGTAAAACGCATGTATGTTCTGCCGGAGCAGCGTGGAAAAGGCATTGCATCAAAAGTGCTTGCTGAACTTGAGCGATGGGCAAAAGAATTAAACTATTCAAAATGTGTTTTAGAAACAGGTAAGAAACAGCCTGAAGCAATTTCATTGTACAACAAAAGTGGTTATGTTAATATCCCTAATTATGGTCAGTATTTAAATGTTGAGAACAGCATTTGCTTTGAAAAGAAGTTATGA
- a CDS encoding aromatic ring-hydroxylating oxygenase subunit alpha, translating into MSAFFIDPNIAKAKTIDTDYYTSQHYFNESKEKIFAPSWQFIGDTDLVKENASAYPFTLLEHYLNEPLLLTKDKDGALRCMSNVCTHRGNLVVYEPCKLNQLRCKYHGRLFSLDGKFISMPEFKEVENFPTAADNLHPMPLFQWGRLLFTSLNNIIPAENYFKEMIDRVGWLPMDKLEYRSDLSKDYHVKANWALYCENYLEGFHIPFVHAGLNAVLDFGEYTTEVFRYCNLQLGIGKKGDVCFDLPEESVDYGKEVAAYYFWVFPNMMFNFYPWGLSLNIVQPLGVSETKVSFLTYVFDESKLGSGAGSGLDEVEHEDEEVVENVQKGIRSRFYTHGRYAPKREQGTHHFHSLIAEFIR; encoded by the coding sequence ATGTCAGCATTTTTTATTGACCCCAACATAGCAAAAGCAAAAACAATAGACACAGATTATTACACAAGCCAGCATTACTTTAATGAATCAAAAGAAAAAATATTTGCACCATCCTGGCAATTCATTGGTGACACTGATCTTGTAAAAGAAAATGCATCAGCATATCCATTCACTTTACTGGAGCATTATTTAAATGAACCTTTGTTGCTTACAAAAGATAAAGATGGCGCATTGCGTTGTATGAGCAACGTGTGTACACACCGTGGCAACCTTGTCGTGTATGAGCCCTGTAAGCTTAATCAATTGCGTTGCAAATATCACGGACGCTTATTTTCACTGGATGGAAAATTTATTTCTATGCCTGAGTTTAAAGAAGTAGAAAATTTTCCAACAGCGGCTGACAACCTTCATCCAATGCCCTTATTTCAATGGGGTAGATTATTATTCACCAGTTTAAATAATATAATACCTGCAGAAAATTATTTTAAAGAAATGATCGATCGTGTTGGCTGGTTGCCGATGGATAAATTGGAATACCGTTCTGATCTTTCCAAAGACTATCATGTAAAAGCAAACTGGGCTTTATATTGCGAGAATTACCTGGAAGGCTTTCATATTCCATTTGTGCATGCTGGTTTAAATGCCGTTCTCGATTTTGGTGAATACACAACAGAAGTATTTCGCTATTGCAATCTGCAATTGGGCATTGGAAAAAAAGGTGATGTATGTTTTGATCTTCCAGAAGAGTCTGTAGACTATGGCAAGGAAGTAGCAGCATATTATTTCTGGGTCTTTCCAAATATGATGTTCAATTTTTATCCATGGGGTTTGTCACTGAATATTGTACAACCACTTGGTGTAAGTGAAACAAAAGTTTCTTTTCTTACTTATGTTTTTGATGAAAGCAAACTCGGAAGCGGTGCAGGCAGCGGGCTTGATGAAGTAGAACATGAAGATGAAGAAGTAGTAGAGAATGTACAAAAGGGAATTCGTTCCCGTTTCTACACACATGGCAGGTACGCGCCAAAGAGAGAACAGGGCACACATCATTTTCATTCATTAATTGCTGAATTCATCCGGTAA